One stretch of Acidicapsa acidisoli DNA includes these proteins:
- a CDS encoding ROK family protein codes for MKRIDLAYVELASSEDARDINRDIVLEIIRSKQPVARADLARASGLQPSTISAIVEQLIQEKWVAEGAVVRRPRGRRPTLLSLNDELVILVADVRPQQAIIALVDLNGRFLARESVPLGKHPERAVQKIIACMQSIRSLHKDRSFEGIGISMPGRVDPESQRILLAPNLKWGDYDIKSALEEGMHLQVELENAANACLLSELWSGRLDGIRNAVLVTVSEGVGAAILANGQIVTGRSGLAGEFGHSPVDPSGPLCGCGQHGCWEVFASSNAALRYYAERVSESQSMGIQQLLQLAEDGDKDAVAAVTRQATELGRGLRLVTAALSPEMILITGDITSAWSHFGSVVQREMESAMLAGSAPRLETSSDGELARLRGAAAVVLQRHSGYNRSMGSRAGHRQVRAAGGATK; via the coding sequence ATGAAGCGGATCGATCTTGCTTATGTGGAACTGGCCTCGAGCGAAGACGCACGCGACATCAACCGGGACATTGTTCTGGAAATCATTCGATCCAAGCAGCCGGTTGCTCGGGCGGATCTGGCCCGTGCATCGGGACTGCAGCCGAGTACGATCTCGGCCATCGTCGAACAACTGATCCAGGAGAAATGGGTCGCGGAAGGCGCGGTTGTACGCCGTCCGCGAGGCCGGCGGCCGACGCTCTTGTCGCTGAACGATGAACTTGTGATACTTGTCGCGGACGTGCGGCCGCAGCAAGCGATTATTGCTCTCGTTGATTTGAATGGACGCTTTCTGGCGCGCGAATCAGTTCCTCTTGGAAAACATCCCGAACGGGCGGTTCAGAAAATTATTGCGTGTATGCAGTCGATCCGGTCTCTGCATAAGGATCGATCCTTCGAGGGAATTGGCATCAGCATGCCGGGACGTGTAGATCCCGAGTCGCAACGCATTCTCCTTGCGCCAAATCTGAAGTGGGGCGACTATGACATCAAGAGCGCCCTCGAAGAGGGGATGCATTTGCAGGTGGAGCTGGAGAATGCGGCGAATGCATGCCTGCTTTCGGAGCTTTGGTCCGGGCGATTGGACGGAATTCGTAATGCTGTTTTAGTGACGGTATCCGAAGGAGTTGGCGCTGCGATTCTCGCCAATGGACAGATTGTGACTGGCCGCAGCGGACTAGCTGGCGAGTTCGGGCACAGCCCCGTTGATCCGAGCGGCCCATTATGCGGTTGCGGACAGCATGGCTGCTGGGAGGTGTTTGCTTCTTCCAATGCGGCGCTGCGCTATTATGCGGAGCGAGTCAGCGAGAGCCAATCGATGGGCATTCAACAACTATTGCAGCTTGCCGAGGATGGCGATAAGGACGCCGTTGCCGCAGTAACCCGGCAGGCAACGGAGCTTGGCCGAGGACTGCGATTGGTGACGGCAGCGCTCTCTCCGGAAATGATACTGATAACCGGAGACATTACGAGTGCGTGGTCACACTTTGGTTCCGTCGTGCAGCGTGAGATGGAAAGTGCGATGCTCGCTGGATCCGCTCCTCGATTGGAGACATCCAGTGACGGCGAGTTGGCGAGATTGCGCGGAGCGGCCGCCGTTGTTCTGCAGCGGCACTCCGGCTACAATCGCTCCATGGGAAGCCGGGCTGGCCACAGGCAAGTCAGGGCCGCAGGCGGCGCTACTAAATAG
- a CDS encoding TolB family protein has product MKNRQYGSFLRSLYLGIVLCSLSAQSYAQASHETLGKFEGHTDVGTVLHPGSSTYDPAHGTYTITGSGDNMWLAKDAFQYLWTKASGDVSLAADIRFPHQGGNPHRKAALMIRQTLDADSVYADAVLHGAGLTALQYRTEKGDVTGGAELNFDKIEDAPTRLRIEKRGDHFTMFVSFHGEPLHPSGAATPLHLDGPFYIGLGVCAHDKDTSETAVFSNVVMESLPPLVSPAALTKSYLYSTLQTISLDHDARRAMIVYNAQAHFEAPNWTRDGKSLVFDQGGHIMTVPAEGGTPQQIDAGSANSCNGSHGLSPDGKLLAISCSTPGAPGSRVYILSSSGGDPHMITQNPSSYFHSWSPDGKTIAFTRPHPGGGDIWTISVDGGAETRLTTSTGISDDPDYSPDGAYIYFNSDRGGGTMQIWRMRADGSQPEQITSDERNNWTPHVSPDGKWMVFLSYDASVKGHPSNRDITLRLMSLPDRKISNLVEIFGGSGTINVPSWAPDSRHLAYVSYQFADSDTK; this is encoded by the coding sequence GTGAAGAATCGGCAATACGGATCATTCCTGAGATCTCTCTATCTCGGTATTGTCCTCTGCTCATTAAGTGCTCAGTCCTATGCACAAGCCAGCCATGAGACGCTAGGCAAATTTGAGGGTCATACGGATGTAGGAACTGTCCTTCACCCTGGCTCAAGCACCTACGACCCGGCACATGGAACCTACACGATCACGGGTTCCGGCGACAATATGTGGTTGGCGAAGGACGCCTTCCAATATCTCTGGACGAAGGCTTCAGGCGATGTGTCCCTTGCGGCGGATATACGTTTCCCGCACCAGGGAGGTAATCCTCATCGCAAGGCTGCATTGATGATTCGTCAGACTCTCGATGCCGACTCCGTCTACGCCGACGCGGTTCTGCATGGAGCGGGGCTCACCGCATTGCAGTACCGGACCGAAAAGGGAGATGTGACCGGTGGCGCCGAATTGAACTTCGACAAAATAGAAGATGCACCGACGCGCCTTCGCATCGAGAAACGCGGCGACCACTTCACGATGTTCGTCAGCTTTCACGGAGAGCCACTCCATCCTTCCGGCGCGGCAACCCCCCTCCATCTCGATGGCCCGTTCTACATCGGGCTGGGTGTATGCGCGCATGATAAAGATACGTCCGAGACAGCGGTCTTCTCCAACGTAGTCATGGAGTCCTTGCCCCCATTAGTGTCCCCGGCTGCTCTCACGAAATCCTACCTATACAGCACACTTCAAACCATCTCGCTCGACCACGACGCCAGACGTGCCATGATTGTCTACAATGCGCAGGCACATTTCGAGGCGCCCAACTGGACACGCGATGGCAAGTCCCTGGTCTTCGATCAAGGTGGCCATATTATGACGGTTCCGGCGGAAGGTGGAACGCCGCAACAAATCGATGCCGGTTCAGCGAATTCGTGCAACGGAAGTCACGGGCTTTCTCCTGATGGCAAACTGCTGGCTATCAGTTGCAGCACGCCAGGTGCTCCCGGATCTCGCGTATACATTCTCTCTTCTTCGGGCGGAGACCCGCATATGATCACGCAGAATCCATCTTCTTATTTTCATAGCTGGTCACCCGACGGAAAGACGATCGCGTTCACTCGTCCGCATCCCGGTGGCGGCGATATATGGACTATTTCCGTAGACGGCGGAGCCGAAACTCGACTTACCACGTCGACGGGCATAAGTGACGATCCGGATTACTCGCCGGACGGCGCATACATCTACTTCAACTCAGATCGCGGAGGCGGCACAATGCAGATCTGGCGCATGCGCGCCGACGGCAGCCAACCCGAACAGATAACCTCTGACGAAAGGAACAACTGGACTCCGCATGTTTCACCGGATGGAAAGTGGATGGTATTTCTCAGCTACGATGCGAGCGTGAAAGGTCATCCGTCGAATCGGGACATAACCCTGAGGTTGATGTCTCTGCCTGACAGAAAGATCAGCAATCTGGTAGAGATCTTTGGCGGTTCTGGAACGATCAATGTCCCGTCCTGGGCCCCCGACAGCCGCCATCTCGCCTACGTAAGTTACCAGTTCGCAGATTCTGACACAAAATAA
- a CDS encoding glycosyl hydrolase family 8 — protein sequence MKIILAPPYFATRPLRRGLTLIFVGLIALIANFFRLPSFAEGSGAGPADSRDGSGAFATGHYRNVFVELGSPENEVSAKIETAYQQLFHGDPQTQAVYFAVGRNGNGPLAYLTDWANHDARTEGMSYGMMISVQLDHKTEFDALWNWAKTYMYISDPHHPSYGYFSWSCRTDGTPNEETAAPDGEEYFAMALYFASARWGDGTGIYDYKAQADALLTAMRHRAVMTGPTRFGPRTVGNEVDAQYKMIRFVPGVDRGDFTDPSYHLPAFYELWARWGPVDDRQFWAEAAEASRAFFPKTTNPETGLAPDYANFDGTPKVTRFTQSSIFGYDAWRTASNWSVDWAWWGEAPQERVLSDRIQAFFAKEGLDAYGDQYTLDGKKIANRHSTGLVATNAVASLAATDPRSKEFVQALWRTPVPTGEQRYYDGMLYMMSMMHLGGEFRIWAPR from the coding sequence ATGAAGATAATTTTGGCACCTCCTTATTTTGCGACCCGTCCATTGCGACGCGGGTTGACCCTCATATTTGTTGGGCTCATCGCACTCATAGCCAATTTCTTTCGATTGCCGAGTTTCGCGGAAGGATCGGGAGCTGGACCAGCGGACAGCAGGGATGGATCTGGCGCCTTTGCTACCGGACATTACCGCAATGTTTTTGTGGAGTTGGGGAGCCCTGAGAACGAAGTGTCCGCGAAAATCGAGACAGCTTACCAGCAGCTTTTTCATGGTGATCCTCAGACTCAGGCGGTGTACTTTGCCGTGGGGCGGAATGGCAATGGGCCCTTGGCCTATCTGACGGACTGGGCCAACCATGACGCCCGAACGGAAGGTATGTCGTATGGGATGATGATTTCGGTGCAGTTGGACCACAAGACCGAGTTCGATGCGCTCTGGAACTGGGCGAAAACGTATATGTACATCAGCGATCCGCATCATCCTTCCTACGGTTATTTTTCGTGGTCGTGCAGGACGGATGGGACTCCGAATGAAGAGACTGCCGCTCCGGATGGCGAAGAATACTTTGCCATGGCGCTCTATTTCGCCTCAGCCAGGTGGGGCGACGGCACAGGGATTTACGATTACAAAGCACAGGCAGACGCATTATTGACTGCAATGCGTCATCGGGCCGTTATGACTGGGCCTACCCGATTCGGGCCGCGCACTGTGGGGAACGAGGTCGATGCCCAGTACAAGATGATTCGTTTCGTACCTGGGGTGGATCGTGGAGATTTTACCGACCCCTCGTATCATCTTCCCGCGTTTTATGAGCTTTGGGCAAGGTGGGGACCGGTAGACGATCGGCAGTTCTGGGCTGAGGCAGCGGAGGCAAGCCGTGCTTTCTTTCCAAAGACAACCAACCCTGAGACTGGACTGGCGCCGGATTATGCGAACTTCGATGGAACGCCCAAGGTGACGCGATTCACCCAGTCTTCGATCTTTGGATATGACGCGTGGCGGACGGCGAGTAACTGGTCCGTGGATTGGGCGTGGTGGGGCGAAGCTCCGCAGGAGCGCGTGCTGAGCGATCGTATTCAAGCCTTCTTCGCTAAAGAGGGATTGGATGCTTATGGCGATCAGTACACTCTGGATGGCAAGAAAATCGCGAACCGGCATTCAACCGGATTGGTTGCGACGAATGCCGTGGCGAGCCTGGCGGCTACCGATCCTCGGTCAAAGGAGTTTGTGCAGGCGCTATGGCGAACTCCTGTGCCCACAGGTGAACAGCGCTATTACGACGGCATGTTATACATGATGAGCATGATGCACCTGGGTGGGGAGTTTCGGATCTGGGCTCCCAGGTGA
- a CDS encoding glycosyl hydrolase 115 family protein: MSTTPSKDGFTLAAGGHTAMIDVDRGDYPGVIRAAHDLQADIERVTGLSPHYLNDKESARGEVVLIGTISKSAIIDRLIREHRLDVSTVQGKWESTLVQVVEKPMPGVARALVIAGSDKRGTIFGIYDLSEQIGVSPWYWWADVPVVHKNALYITTGRYIQGEPAVKYRGIFLNDEAPALTGWVNAAYGGYNHKFYEKVFELLLRLKANYLWPAMWNSTFNEDDPENARLADEYGVVMGTSHHEPMLRAQQEWKRHGTGPWDYSTNAEVLDKFWSDGIERNKNFESTITLGMRGDGDMPMTEGANIALLEKIVADQRNILAQHMTPTLNADPKVWALYKEVQAYYEKGMRVPDDVTLLWCDDNWGNIRRLPTPEERKRSGGAGIYYHFDYVGDPRNYKWINTNPIAKVWEQMNLALAYGANRIWIVNVGDLKPMEFPIEYFLTLARNPERWGKDQTQEFTRLWAEREFGAAQADEIAELVTRYTQYNGRRKPELLDTDTFSLVNYREADRVEADWKALLAKAETLQKLIPQEQQDAYFELVLHPIKASAIVNELYITAGRNRLYAKQGRADAGDYAAQARVLFQADEELTNEYNHVLAHGKWNHMMDQTHLGYTYWQEPPLNVMPAVSEVQPLAEPRMGLDVEGSAGALGPLRLSFDNYQRQSRYVDVFNRGVGSFHFDAKVSEPWILLSTTGGQVSKDERIDVSVDWSKAPLGKTDGEITITQANSASVRVRVEALRPKSPDRDALEGFVEGDGYVSMEAEHFTKAMSHEDVHWDRIPEYGATLSGMSVFPVTAASVMPLQSTATLEYRMYLFDSGSFNLETIIGPTLNFVPGRGLRFTVALDDQQPQLVDALEHNSDKDWATAVSDSVRRVETKLTVDHPGYHTLKIGVVDPGVVLEKLVLSAGALKPSYLGPPESFHGTLAR; this comes from the coding sequence GTGAGCACCACACCAAGCAAGGATGGATTCACGCTTGCGGCCGGTGGCCATACAGCCATGATCGATGTAGATCGCGGCGACTATCCGGGAGTTATCCGCGCGGCGCACGATCTGCAGGCCGATATTGAGCGTGTGACTGGCTTGAGCCCGCATTATCTCAATGACAAGGAGAGTGCACGAGGTGAAGTTGTTTTGATCGGGACGATCTCGAAGAGCGCAATCATTGACCGGCTGATTCGGGAACATAGGCTCGACGTGAGTACAGTTCAGGGCAAGTGGGAATCAACCCTGGTGCAGGTGGTGGAGAAGCCCATGCCTGGAGTGGCGCGGGCGCTGGTAATTGCAGGAAGCGACAAGCGCGGAACAATCTTTGGCATCTACGATCTTTCGGAACAGATCGGGGTTTCGCCGTGGTACTGGTGGGCCGATGTTCCGGTCGTTCACAAAAACGCTCTTTATATTACGACAGGGCGATATATACAGGGCGAGCCTGCTGTGAAGTATCGCGGCATATTTCTGAACGATGAGGCTCCCGCACTGACAGGTTGGGTCAATGCGGCTTATGGAGGCTACAACCATAAGTTCTATGAGAAGGTCTTTGAGCTGTTGCTTCGCCTGAAGGCAAATTATCTATGGCCTGCAATGTGGAACAGCACCTTTAATGAGGACGACCCGGAGAATGCTCGCCTTGCCGATGAGTATGGCGTCGTGATGGGAACCTCGCATCATGAGCCTATGCTTCGTGCACAGCAGGAGTGGAAGCGGCACGGCACAGGACCGTGGGATTACTCGACGAATGCGGAGGTTCTCGATAAGTTCTGGAGCGATGGCATTGAGCGCAACAAGAACTTTGAGAGTACGATTACGCTGGGCATGCGTGGCGATGGCGACATGCCGATGACGGAGGGCGCGAATATCGCGCTGCTTGAGAAGATCGTCGCCGATCAGCGGAATATTCTCGCGCAGCACATGACTCCGACGCTCAATGCCGATCCCAAGGTATGGGCGCTCTACAAGGAGGTGCAGGCGTATTACGAGAAGGGCATGCGCGTGCCGGATGATGTAACCCTGCTTTGGTGCGACGATAACTGGGGCAACATTCGCCGCTTGCCTACTCCGGAGGAACGTAAGCGCTCGGGTGGAGCGGGAATTTATTACCACTTTGACTATGTAGGCGATCCACGCAATTACAAGTGGATTAATACCAATCCGATTGCCAAGGTTTGGGAACAGATGAATCTCGCGCTCGCCTATGGCGCGAACCGGATCTGGATTGTGAATGTAGGCGATCTGAAGCCAATGGAGTTTCCGATTGAGTATTTTCTGACGCTGGCGCGGAATCCGGAGCGATGGGGAAAGGACCAAACCCAGGAGTTCACACGGCTTTGGGCAGAGCGCGAGTTTGGCGCGGCACAGGCGGACGAGATCGCCGAACTGGTGACCAGATACACGCAATACAACGGGCGGCGAAAGCCTGAGTTGCTGGATACGGATACATTCAGCCTGGTGAATTATCGCGAGGCCGATCGGGTGGAAGCAGATTGGAAGGCGCTTCTGGCTAAGGCGGAGACGCTGCAAAAGCTCATACCGCAGGAGCAGCAGGATGCTTATTTCGAACTTGTGCTGCATCCCATCAAAGCTTCGGCGATCGTCAATGAGCTTTATATAACCGCTGGACGCAACCGTTTGTATGCGAAGCAAGGCAGGGCAGATGCAGGCGACTACGCGGCGCAGGCTCGCGTGCTCTTTCAGGCGGATGAGGAGCTTACCAATGAGTACAATCATGTGCTCGCGCACGGTAAGTGGAATCATATGATGGATCAGACTCACCTTGGGTACACCTATTGGCAGGAACCACCATTGAACGTGATGCCAGCCGTGAGCGAGGTGCAGCCTCTTGCAGAACCGCGCATGGGATTGGATGTCGAGGGCTCCGCTGGGGCGCTTGGCCCGCTGCGATTGAGCTTCGATAACTATCAGCGACAGAGCCGATATGTTGATGTCTTCAACCGTGGCGTCGGTTCCTTTCACTTCGATGCCAAGGTTTCCGAGCCGTGGATTTTATTGAGCACAACGGGAGGCCAAGTCAGTAAGGACGAGCGAATTGACGTGAGTGTGGATTGGAGCAAGGCTCCGCTTGGCAAGACGGATGGCGAGATCACGATTACTCAGGCCAACTCGGCTTCGGTGCGTGTGCGCGTGGAGGCGCTCCGTCCTAAGAGTCCGGATCGTGATGCGCTTGAGGGATTCGTCGAAGGAGATGGTTATGTCTCAATGGAGGCGGAGCATTTTACGAAGGCGATGAGTCATGAGGATGTGCACTGGGATCGGATTCCGGAGTATGGGGCGACCCTTTCAGGGATGAGCGTCTTTCCTGTAACGGCGGCCAGCGTAATGCCGCTTCAGTCCACTGCAACGCTGGAGTATCGGATGTATCTCTTTGACTCCGGCAGTTTCAATCTGGAGACCATCATCGGACCGACGCTGAACTTTGTGCCGGGGCGCGGGCTGCGATTTACAGTTGCGCTGGATGACCAGCAGCCGCAGTTGGTCGATGCGCTGGAGCATAACTCCGACAAGGACTGGGCGACAGCAGTAAGCGACAGCGTGCGCCGCGTGGAGACAAAGCTGACCGTGGACCACCCCGGCTACCATACGCTCAAGATTGGCGTGGTCGATCCGGGGGTTGTTTTGGAGAAGCTGGTGTTGAGCGCCGGGGCGCTGAAGCCCTCTTACCTGGGGCCGCCTGAGAGCTTTCATGGAACTCTCGCGCGGTAA
- the pcaD gene encoding 3-oxoadipate enol-lactonase yields MPVAELNGVCIHYDLRGDVSLPMLVLSNSLGANLSMWEPQVNSLGSRCRLLRYDTRGHGGSSIPPRQYTIAELGQDVVHLLDFLEIEQASFCGISMGGIIGQWLGVNAPNRLRKLILANTAAKIGVEEVWNTRIETVLRDGLGSVIPGTLERWFTPSFHAKHPDVITATAAMLHATDVQGYAACCAAIRDADFRASLQFIHAPTLVIAGTHDPVTTPEDGHFLAQHIPRASYVEIPAAHLSNIEAASEFNAALFGFLEA; encoded by the coding sequence ATGCCTGTCGCCGAACTGAACGGCGTATGTATTCATTACGACCTCAGAGGCGATGTCAGCCTGCCAATGCTGGTCCTGTCAAATTCCCTCGGAGCTAACCTCTCCATGTGGGAGCCGCAAGTGAATTCACTAGGCTCCCGCTGCAGGCTTCTGCGCTATGACACGCGCGGCCACGGCGGTTCCTCCATTCCACCCAGACAATACACCATCGCAGAGCTAGGCCAGGATGTGGTGCATCTTCTCGATTTCCTCGAGATCGAGCAAGCCAGCTTTTGTGGCATCTCAATGGGCGGCATCATCGGTCAATGGCTCGGTGTTAACGCTCCTAATCGCCTTCGGAAACTCATCCTCGCCAATACCGCAGCAAAAATTGGAGTCGAGGAAGTCTGGAACACTCGCATCGAAACAGTTCTGCGCGATGGGCTGGGTTCGGTTATTCCCGGCACGCTGGAGCGTTGGTTCACTCCATCCTTCCATGCCAAACACCCGGACGTCATCACTGCAACCGCAGCCATGCTCCACGCAACCGACGTGCAAGGTTACGCTGCCTGCTGTGCAGCCATCCGCGACGCCGATTTTCGCGCAAGCCTGCAGTTCATCCATGCTCCAACGCTGGTGATCGCCGGTACACATGACCCCGTCACTACGCCCGAAGACGGTCACTTCCTTGCCCAACACATTCCCAGAGCAAGCTACGTTGAAATTCCTGCAGCGCATCTATCCAACATAGAAGCGGCGAGCGAATTCAACGCTGCATTGTTCGGTTTTCTCGAAGCCTGA
- a CDS encoding CDGSH iron-sulfur domain-containing protein, producing the protein MSETTPPANAAFTAPNGPLIATGELQIQTGSETLSQPRASLCRCGASANKPFCDGSHRTIGFAEPGEAVPADPVGEITATSPVVFTPLPAGPLQAIGPLTVQNAAKETIANTEETYFCRCGASANKPYCDGSHARIGFQG; encoded by the coding sequence TTGAGCGAAACCACCCCGCCAGCGAACGCCGCCTTCACCGCCCCAAACGGACCACTCATCGCCACCGGCGAGTTACAGATTCAAACCGGCTCCGAAACCCTGAGCCAGCCTCGCGCCTCACTCTGCCGCTGCGGAGCTTCCGCGAACAAGCCTTTCTGCGACGGCAGCCATCGCACCATCGGCTTTGCCGAGCCCGGCGAAGCTGTCCCCGCCGACCCGGTCGGTGAAATCACCGCGACCAGTCCAGTCGTCTTCACGCCACTTCCCGCGGGCCCATTGCAAGCCATCGGGCCACTCACCGTGCAGAACGCCGCAAAAGAAACCATTGCAAATACCGAAGAGACGTACTTCTGCCGGTGTGGCGCCTCCGCAAACAAGCCTTACTGTGACGGCTCTCACGCTAGGATCGGATTCCAGGGCTGA